One stretch of Fundulus heteroclitus isolate FHET01 unplaced genomic scaffold, MU-UCD_Fhet_4.1 scaffold_145, whole genome shotgun sequence DNA includes these proteins:
- the LOC105922979 gene encoding V-set domain-containing T-cell activation inhibitor 1, giving the protein MEFILLLTCFLMFSGTTLVDGNGVAKITTKEDDNVIIPCSLGTTLTDKRIEWIKDNKEIYIVENGRVTIQDELFRDRVSHFPDELESGNASIKINKAKESDNGSYDCKYSDPGKVIPSALNKIELTVEMMLKDRSGDFNPEEASRGLAIASVSKVRPTDDGALLRCEVLKASPEPTVVWYDSAGNNVSNKAPQITDKGQTFYDVILETTVTKTDNYTCEATQEEKHHQSKKTTHVTVRGKGISVTPSLVLIGITIGVLTGV; this is encoded by the exons ATGGAGTTTATTTTACTGCTGACCTGCTTTCTTATGTTTAGTGGAACAACTCTTGTTGATGGAAACg gTGTTGCCAAGATTACCACCAAAGAAGATGACAATGTCATCATACCTTGTTCTTTGGGCACAACACTTACAGATAAGCGCATTGAATGGATAAAAGATAACAAGGAAATATATATTGTGGAAAATGGCCGCGTTACAATACAAGATGAGCTGTTTAGAGATCGGGTCTCTCATTTTCCAGATGAGCTAGAGTCAGGAAATGCCtctataaaaatcaataaagcaAAAGAGTCAGATAATGGAAGTTACGACTGCAAGTATAGTGACCCAGGAAAAGTTATTCCATCAGCACTTAACAAGATTGAGCTTACTGTTG aaaTGATGTTAAAGGACAGATCAGGAGACTTTAACCCTG AAGAGGCCTCAAGAGGATTGG CTATAGCATCAGTCTCAAAAGTCCGTCCAACTGATGACGGGGCACTGCTGAGGTGTGAAGTTCTTAAAGCTTCTCCTGAACCCACTGTAGTCTGGTATGACAGCGCTGGAAACAACGTTTCTAATAAAGCACCACAGATCACTGACAAAGGGCAAACCTTCTATGATGTGATCCTGGAGACCACAGTGACCAAGACAGACAACTATACCTGCGAAGCCACACAGGAGGAAAAACACCATCAGTCTAAAAAAACTACACATGTGACTGTCAGAG GTAAAGGAATCTCAGTTACTCCCAGTTTGGTCCTCATTGGAATTACCATTGGAGTTCTTACTGGAGTTTAA